From Deltaproteobacteria bacterium, one genomic window encodes:
- a CDS encoding molybdopterin-dependent oxidoreductase, with the protein MSIQRKTLLALTLPFLLPTAAAYLQWGLFGLPAVPAIQPVGAEPSGFPAWLRVTHYVNFLFLVLLIRSGLQILADHPRLYWSVHCTPGTEWARFTPVWVPTDRPWTSKQDSRHLSPWIGLPGYRHTVGMARHWHFLSVLFWVGNGVVFVVLLFATGQWRRLVPMSWQVVPDAWAAWVHYATLHLPPEPDGFYRYNALQQLAYFGVVFILAPLAILTGPSMSPALTNRFSWYPRLPGNRQVGRSLHFMVMCGFVLFVVAHVTMVALTGFARNMNHIVVGADDGRLAGVYLGLAGVAVIVAVNALAHRLAWHRPRLVQQVAKVVVTPVMRRLLDQPAPVAEFPREEISPYFWTNGRMPTSTEWRVLATGGFRDYRLRVHGLVEHPLELSLDDLRALGGRSRITLHHCIQGWSGIAQWGGLPLVELTRLACPRPRATRVVFHSFGDGVEFSTGEPLGRYYESLSLADVLHPQSMLAYEMNGAPLPEAHGAPLRLRVENQLGFKMVKWIRAIEFVEDLRSVGEGQGGFAEDHEYFGELANI; encoded by the coding sequence GTGAGCATCCAGCGGAAGACGCTGCTGGCCCTCACGCTGCCGTTCCTCCTCCCGACGGCGGCGGCGTACCTGCAATGGGGCCTCTTCGGCCTGCCCGCGGTGCCGGCGATCCAGCCGGTCGGCGCCGAGCCGTCGGGGTTTCCCGCCTGGCTCCGCGTCACCCACTACGTCAACTTTCTTTTCCTCGTCCTGCTCATCCGCAGCGGCCTCCAGATCCTCGCCGACCACCCGCGGCTCTACTGGAGCGTCCACTGCACGCCCGGGACGGAGTGGGCCCGCTTCACGCCGGTGTGGGTGCCGACCGATCGGCCGTGGACCTCCAAGCAGGACTCCCGGCACCTCTCGCCATGGATCGGCCTGCCCGGCTACCGGCACACCGTCGGCATGGCGCGGCACTGGCACTTCCTGAGCGTGCTGTTCTGGGTGGGGAACGGCGTCGTCTTCGTGGTCCTGCTCTTCGCCACCGGCCAGTGGCGGCGCCTGGTGCCGATGTCGTGGCAGGTCGTTCCCGACGCCTGGGCCGCCTGGGTCCACTACGCCACGTTGCACCTGCCCCCTGAGCCGGACGGTTTCTATCGCTACAACGCCCTGCAGCAACTGGCGTACTTCGGCGTGGTGTTCATCCTTGCCCCGCTGGCCATCCTGACCGGCCCGTCCATGTCGCCGGCGCTGACCAACCGATTCTCGTGGTACCCCCGGCTGCCCGGGAACCGGCAGGTCGGCCGGTCGCTGCACTTCATGGTCATGTGTGGATTCGTCCTGTTCGTCGTCGCCCACGTGACGATGGTGGCGCTCACGGGCTTTGCCCGGAACATGAATCACATCGTGGTGGGCGCGGATGACGGCCGCCTGGCCGGCGTGTACCTCGGGCTCGCGGGGGTGGCAGTGATCGTGGCGGTGAACGCCCTGGCGCATCGCCTGGCCTGGCACCGGCCGCGGCTCGTGCAACAGGTCGCCAAGGTGGTCGTTACCCCGGTAATGCGCCGCCTGCTCGACCAGCCTGCGCCGGTCGCCGAGTTCCCGCGCGAGGAGATCTCGCCCTACTTCTGGACCAACGGCCGGATGCCCACCTCCACGGAGTGGCGGGTATTGGCGACCGGCGGCTTCCGGGACTATCGCCTGAGGGTGCATGGCCTCGTGGAACATCCCTTGGAATTGTCGCTGGATGATCTGAGGGCGCTCGGCGGAAGGTCGCGGATCACCCTGCACCATTGCATCCAGGGGTGGTCCGGCATCGCGCAATGGGGGGGCCTGCCGCTCGTGGAATTGACCAGGCTGGCCTGCCCACGCCCCCGGGCCACGCGGGTCGTCTTCCACTCGTTCGGCGATGGCGTGGAGTTCTCCACGGGCGAGCCGCTGGGTCGCTACTACGAGAGCCTGTCGCTCGCCGATGTCCTGCACCCGCAAAGCATGCTGGCGTACGAGATGAACGGCGCCCCCTTGCCCGAGGCGCACGGCGCGCCGTTGCGGCTGCGTGTCGAGAACCAGCTCGGATTCAAGATGGTCAAGTGGATCCGGGCCATCGAGTTCGTCGAGGACCTCCGGTCGGTCGGTGAAGGCCAGGGAGGCTTCGCCGAGGATCACGAGTACTTCGGAGAACTGGCCAATATCTGA